One genomic window of Ilyobacter polytropus DSM 2926 includes the following:
- a CDS encoding restriction endonuclease subunit S, with the protein MIKEKKSYLNYKNIPWYEYVKEIPQDWNILPNIALFDERIKKKNNNEELLSVTISKGIIKQSDIENKKDISNEDKSNYKLVKIGDIAYNKMRMWQGSVGYSQYRGIVSPAYIVLKSKLKINSKYFHYLYRTEYYSNYARRYSYGLCDDQLNLRYVDFKRMYSIVPHIEIQDKIVEYLETKEKQSNKFIEKQQKMIELLKEQKKTIINEVVTKGLNTLVKMQDSGVEWLGKVPKHWEIKKLKEMSDFVNRGTTPNYTEKSDYKVVNQATFSKGYFDESSIRFHKTYKIEKEKGKLKYKDILLASTGGGVLGKVAIFTEKEGVYLADSHVTIIRDSKKRFIPEYLYYFYYVNYNLIDGYFGQGSTNQTELQREWLRQMYLPYPDLKEQKQIVNYIEKQNTKIDTTILKTEKEIELAKDYMESLIYNVVTGQICVE; encoded by the coding sequence ATGATTAAAGAGAAAAAAAGTTATCTTAATTATAAAAATATACCTTGGTATGAATATGTAAAAGAGATCCCTCAAGATTGGAATATTTTACCGAATATCGCATTGTTTGATGAAAGAATAAAAAAGAAAAATAATAATGAGGAACTTTTATCGGTAACAATAAGCAAAGGGATTATAAAACAAAGCGATATTGAAAATAAAAAAGATATTTCGAATGAAGATAAATCAAATTATAAGCTAGTTAAAATTGGTGATATCGCTTATAACAAGATGAGAATGTGGCAAGGCTCAGTTGGCTATAGTCAATATAGGGGAATTGTAAGTCCGGCATATATTGTCTTAAAATCAAAGTTGAAAATAAATTCAAAATACTTTCACTATCTTTATAGGACAGAGTACTATAGTAATTATGCAAGAAGATACTCATACGGTCTTTGTGATGACCAACTAAATTTGAGATATGTAGATTTTAAAAGAATGTACTCAATTGTTCCACATATTGAAATACAAGATAAAATTGTAGAATATTTAGAAACAAAAGAAAAACAGTCAAATAAATTTATTGAAAAACAGCAAAAAATGATAGAACTTTTGAAAGAGCAGAAAAAAACGATTATAAATGAAGTTGTGACAAAAGGTTTAAACACCCTTGTTAAGATGCAAGATAGTGGTGTTGAGTGGCTCGGAAAAGTACCTAAACATTGGGAAATAAAAAAATTAAAAGAAATGTCTGATTTTGTAAATAGAGGAACAACTCCTAATTATACTGAAAAAAGTGACTATAAAGTTGTTAATCAAGCAACATTTAGTAAAGGATATTTTGACGAGTCGAGTATTAGATTTCATAAAACTTATAAAATTGAAAAAGAAAAAGGAAAATTAAAATATAAAGATATTTTATTAGCCTCTACAGGTGGTGGAGTTCTTGGTAAAGTGGCCATATTTACTGAAAAAGAAGGGGTTTATTTAGCTGATAGTCACGTTACAATTATAAGAGATAGTAAAAAAAGATTTATTCCTGAATACTTATATTATTTTTATTATGTTAATTATAATTTAATAGATGGATATTTTGGTCAAGGTTCAACTAATCAGACAGAATTACAAAGAGAATGGTTAAGGCAAATGTATTTACCCTATCCAGACCTTAAAGAACAAAAACAAATTGTAAATTATATTGAAAAACAAAATACAAAAATTGATACAACAATATTGAAAACAGAAAAAGAAATAGAACTTGCAAAAGACTATATGGAAAGCTTGATTTATAATGTAGTTACAGGTCAAATATGCGTTGAATAA
- a CDS encoding type I restriction-modification system subunit M encodes MAKRPAYYIDFVNNRIKEKMVEFKWYPGYSIGQKQKSIISLHENFLLEFPNANILEISSKSLENLGIKLSAFNLMIQTKKGKAFSVECAFQGSKVFKKGGPYIDLFHKTSREAKKDPRIKNSGPLVKFEYNKNEWSLEPKTFFYDWLYINSLYRNKELAQEIIKYDSFTDIEFNPEKSINCQARAAALFVLLKKLNIIDNAMKSINEYKKSVAPFYELNRDNFSKNFEKENKNKQLSLSQVSLKSEPKINNKEIIRMDHKVHNKIVSYIWSIADDVLRDIFVRGKYRDVILPFTVLRRIDILLEESKEKVLEMNKFFEENNINDKSGLEKITGYPFYNTSPFTMGKNSLKDSEYPFVSLLSDPDKIDSNLEEYLDGFSPNIQEIISKFKVRNQLETMQDAGITFGLIDKLTSGSINLSPYEVKNSKGEILPALTNLGMGYVFEELIRKFNEENNEEAGEHFTPREIIKLMTHIIFEPIKDILKEREGARFSIYDPACGSGGMLTEAEDFALKITDNKCIFSLFGQEVNPETWAICTGDMLIKGEKASNIGYGSTLSNDEFKGHKFDFILSNPPYGKSWKNDVDAIVENRGKKGKEIIKDPRFKVGLPTISDGQLLFLVNMISKMKNDTELGSRIASVHNGSSLFTGDAGQGESEIRKMILENDLLECIIALSTNIFYNTGIPTYIWILSNRKEERRKGKVQLINAIDIYTPLRKNLGQKNCELTKTQIDSITKIYLDFKKTETSKIFDNEDFGYNKIIVERPLRLKAKITNEAIESLRYEKTIIDEAKWIYRKYGDKVYDGLKDVKKDIENWIEKNEIKISPANKKKIFDVNVWKSQEELMKITEQLLEEIGEIEFDNFNTFKDLIGDTLNKLDIKIGKKDLDLIFNAITWKDEEGEPVIKKVEKDGTIIYEADSDLRDSESVPLNEDIHEYFEREVLNYIPDAWIDESKTQKGYSISFTRYFYNFTPPRSLEAIASEIEKLQEETEGIMEEFLND; translated from the coding sequence ATGGCTAAAAGACCAGCTTACTATATAGATTTTGTAAATAATCGGATAAAGGAAAAAATGGTTGAATTCAAATGGTATCCTGGATATAGCATAGGGCAAAAACAAAAAAGTATTATTAGTTTACATGAAAATTTTTTATTAGAATTTCCTAACGCTAACATTTTAGAAATCTCTTCAAAATCATTAGAGAACTTAGGGATTAAATTAAGTGCTTTTAATTTAATGATTCAAACAAAAAAAGGTAAAGCATTTTCTGTAGAATGTGCATTCCAAGGAAGCAAAGTTTTTAAAAAAGGTGGACCATACATTGATTTATTTCATAAAACTTCTAGAGAAGCTAAAAAAGATCCTAGGATAAAGAATAGTGGCCCACTTGTTAAATTTGAATACAATAAAAATGAATGGAGTTTAGAACCTAAAACTTTTTTTTATGACTGGCTTTATATAAATTCACTATATAGAAATAAAGAATTAGCTCAAGAAATTATAAAATATGATTCATTTACAGATATCGAATTTAATCCTGAAAAGTCAATAAATTGTCAAGCTAGAGCGGCAGCATTATTCGTTCTTTTAAAAAAATTAAACATTATAGATAATGCTATGAAGAGTATTAATGAATATAAAAAAAGTGTAGCGCCTTTTTATGAATTAAATAGAGATAATTTCAGCAAAAACTTTGAAAAAGAAAATAAAAATAAACAGTTATCTTTGTCTCAAGTAAGTTTAAAAAGTGAACCAAAGATAAACAATAAGGAGATAATAAGAATGGATCATAAAGTTCATAATAAAATAGTAAGTTATATTTGGTCAATAGCAGATGATGTTTTAAGAGATATTTTTGTAAGAGGTAAATATAGAGATGTTATTTTGCCATTCACTGTTTTAAGAAGAATAGATATATTATTAGAAGAATCAAAAGAAAAAGTATTGGAAATGAATAAATTTTTTGAAGAAAATAATATAAATGATAAATCAGGACTCGAAAAAATTACAGGATACCCTTTTTATAATACTTCGCCATTTACAATGGGTAAAAATAGTTTAAAGGATTCAGAATATCCTTTTGTTTCTTTACTATCTGATCCAGACAAAATAGACAGTAATCTAGAAGAATACTTGGATGGATTTAGTCCTAATATCCAAGAAATTATAAGTAAGTTTAAAGTTCGTAATCAGCTCGAAACAATGCAAGATGCTGGGATTACTTTTGGTTTAATTGATAAACTTACTTCAGGAAGTATAAATTTAAGTCCTTATGAAGTAAAAAATTCTAAAGGTGAAATTTTACCTGCACTTACTAACTTAGGAATGGGGTATGTATTTGAAGAATTAATCAGAAAATTTAATGAAGAGAATAATGAAGAAGCTGGAGAGCATTTTACCCCTAGAGAAATAATAAAATTAATGACACACATAATTTTTGAACCAATCAAAGACATATTAAAAGAGCGTGAAGGAGCAAGATTTTCAATATATGATCCTGCATGTGGTAGTGGTGGTATGCTCACGGAAGCAGAAGATTTTGCATTAAAAATTACAGATAATAAATGTATTTTTTCACTATTTGGACAAGAAGTTAATCCAGAGACCTGGGCAATATGTACAGGAGATATGCTAATAAAAGGAGAAAAAGCATCAAATATAGGTTATGGCTCAACCTTATCAAATGATGAGTTTAAAGGGCATAAATTTGACTTTATTCTATCTAACCCACCATACGGTAAAAGTTGGAAAAATGATGTAGATGCTATTGTTGAGAATAGAGGAAAAAAAGGAAAAGAAATTATTAAAGATCCACGTTTTAAAGTTGGTCTTCCAACTATATCTGATGGTCAATTATTATTTTTAGTAAATATGATTTCGAAAATGAAAAATGATACAGAGCTTGGAAGTAGGATAGCTTCTGTTCATAATGGTTCTTCTTTATTTACAGGAGATGCCGGTCAAGGTGAAAGTGAAATAAGGAAAATGATATTAGAAAATGACCTGCTTGAATGCATAATAGCACTGTCTACAAATATATTCTATAACACGGGTATTCCAACATATATTTGGATACTTTCTAACAGAAAAGAGGAGAGAAGAAAGGGAAAGGTTCAGCTTATAAATGCAATTGATATTTACACACCATTGAGAAAAAATCTTGGTCAAAAAAATTGTGAACTTACTAAAACTCAGATAGATAGTATTACTAAAATATATCTGGATTTTAAAAAAACAGAGACTTCAAAAATATTTGACAATGAAGACTTTGGATACAATAAAATAATTGTTGAAAGACCTTTGAGATTAAAAGCCAAAATAACCAATGAAGCGATAGAAAGTCTTCGATATGAAAAAACAATCATTGATGAAGCAAAATGGATTTATAGAAAATATGGTGATAAAGTCTATGATGGTTTAAAAGATGTTAAAAAAGATATAGAAAATTGGATTGAAAAAAATGAAATAAAAATATCCCCTGCAAACAAAAAGAAAATTTTTGATGTAAATGTTTGGAAATCTCAAGAGGAGCTTATGAAAATAACAGAGCAACTTTTAGAAGAAATTGGTGAAATAGAGTTTGATAATTTTAATACTTTTAAAGATTTGATTGGTGATACATTAAACAAATTGGATATAAAAATTGGTAAAAAAGACCTCGATTTAATTTTTAATGCGATAACCTGGAAAGATGAAGAGGGAGAGCCTGTCATAAAAAAAGTAGAGAAAGATGGGACTATTATTTACGAAGCTGACAGCGATCTAAGAGACAGTGAAAGTGTTCCATTAAATGAAGATATCCATGAATATTTTGAAAGAGAAGTTTTAAATTATATTCCCGATGCTTGGATAGATGAAAGTAAAACACAAAAAGGATACAGCATTTCATTCACAAGATATTTTTATAATTTTACTCCTCCTAGAAGTCTTGAGGCGATTGCGAGTGAAATAGAAAAACTTCAAGAAGAAACCGAAGGAATTATGGAGGAATTTTTAAATGATTAA
- a CDS encoding DUF4433 domain-containing protein — MNRVYNFLRENNFNLLHITEFDNIKSILETGGLISLRKLEVENVCPKFMTSEASRSLDRCKGLDAYVRLAYTTWYDMIPTAVFYNNLKNPAVIIVNCELLNKKRDILFTTKNAVANDAIYYKQNEIGDHINWEKVFSERNYDTQSQEYKDARQSEVMVQDIVEKDYFVCIFVETGSDLKDLNGYGVEIKEDNIKSIINRFG, encoded by the coding sequence ATGAATAGAGTGTATAATTTTTTAAGAGAAAATAATTTTAATTTATTACATATCACAGAATTTGATAATATAAAATCTATTTTGGAGACTGGGGGACTTATATCTTTAAGGAAGTTAGAAGTAGAAAATGTATGTCCTAAATTTATGACAAGTGAAGCTTCAAGGAGTTTGGATCGTTGTAAAGGTTTAGATGCTTATGTCAGACTTGCATATACTACTTGGTATGATATGATACCAACTGCTGTTTTTTATAATAATTTAAAAAATCCAGCAGTAATTATAGTAAACTGTGAATTGTTGAACAAAAAAAGAGATATATTATTTACTACAAAGAATGCTGTTGCAAATGATGCAATCTACTATAAACAAAATGAAATAGGAGATCATATTAATTGGGAAAAGGTTTTTTCTGAAAGAAATTACGACACACAATCTCAAGAATATAAAGATGCTAGGCAAAGTGAAGTAATGGTTCAAGATATAGTTGAAAAGGACTACTTTGTCTGTATATTTGTGGAGACAGGTAGTGATTTAAAAGATTTAAATGGGTATGGAGTGGAAATAAAAGAAGATAATATTAAGAGTATTATAAATAGATTTGGTTAA
- a CDS encoding XRE family transcriptional regulator — MSEFIVEEENRNKLALYIKQNREARGIGLNQLALKAGLQKTILSRLESGKILKINPFFLKQLAKALGKDYKELYRIVGYLEKEGEIKSNGRIVDLSICELPVYGKAAAGDGYINLDNIIYTKRVIANGFSKNSFLVEVAGDSMTPEINEGDFALVDPMENDYISGKVYVVTYGDETLIKKIECPAENIVVLKSYNAKYPDKYIMDEQIEGLKIEGRVLKVISEKRF; from the coding sequence ATGTCTGAATTTATTGTAGAAGAAGAAAATAGAAATAAACTGGCATTATACATAAAACAAAATAGAGAAGCTAGAGGAATAGGTTTAAATCAATTGGCCTTAAAAGCCGGATTACAAAAGACAATTCTTTCCAGACTGGAAAGTGGAAAAATTTTAAAGATAAACCCATTTTTTCTAAAACAGCTGGCAAAGGCTCTAGGTAAAGATTATAAGGAGTTATATAGAATAGTAGGGTATTTGGAAAAAGAAGGGGAAATAAAGAGCAATGGAAGAATCGTAGATTTATCAATCTGTGAATTACCTGTATATGGTAAAGCTGCTGCTGGTGACGGGTATATAAATTTAGACAACATCATTTATACCAAAAGGGTCATCGCAAACGGATTTAGCAAAAACTCTTTTTTAGTAGAAGTAGCAGGGGATTCTATGACACCGGAAATTAATGAAGGGGATTTTGCACTTGTAGATCCAATGGAAAATGACTATATTTCCGGGAAAGTATATGTAGTAACCTATGGAGATGAAACTTTAATAAAAAAAATAGAATGTCCAGCAGAAAACATAGTGGTACTTAAAAGTTATAATGCTAAATATCCTGATAAATATATCATGGATGAGCAAATAGAGGGTCTGAAAATAGAGGGGCGAGTACTCAAGGTTATTTCTGAAAAGAGATTTTAG
- a CDS encoding DNA-binding protein, giving the protein MLNEIKIKTIKNGITMAELSKKLGISREYMYRKIKSGDTKILEDIKKILG; this is encoded by the coding sequence TTGTTAAATGAAATTAAAATTAAAACTATAAAAAACGGAATAACTATGGCAGAATTGTCTAAAAAACTTGGTATTTCCAGAGAGTATATGTACCGTAAAATCAAATCAGGGGACACTAAAATTTTAGAAGACATTAAAAAAATTTTGGGCTGA
- a CDS encoding recombinase family protein produces the protein MNKIAVKYTRVSTNQQDARGSKVEQDKHIEKFAEKENYLVIETFTDTDHGDKDNRIGLEDLKSYLRLNQSIKYVLVYHSDRFTREFRNGMRDLFYLEELGVTLISALEGVVKVDGTYDSLPSLVRLIGAQEDKAKIVKKVTDNMYNYAKTNRYLGGSVLPWLKVIKGDISGVRCKIMVKNEDTWRFYRKVLLDVIRYRNIAKSASVNNINAVTLASWLSMPELIGLRTFGKKGKLNKNHNKGRRKEYFTTDSPVLPALLSKEEYSKIQEIRRTNRVKSREDTEQYIFTNMTFCGCGGKLAGNAFRKGKRLHKYYRCEKCKIRYNAKVLENILSEEILNHPHLHMINDYEFRLADIIDEITEYKITLKKKQNIEMDILSLIIEGLASKDTASKKLKELKKEITDLELIISKKEELLTEEQQKEITEDHIEMLRFFLTNITEDLIQDLKEILNLLIRKIVIEDLENITIKF, from the coding sequence ATGAATAAAATTGCTGTAAAATATACAAGGGTTTCTACCAATCAACAAGATGCTAGAGGTTCAAAAGTTGAACAAGACAAACATATAGAAAAATTTGCAGAAAAGGAAAACTATCTGGTCATAGAAACTTTTACAGATACAGATCATGGAGATAAAGATAACAGAATCGGTCTTGAAGATCTTAAAAGTTATCTTAGACTCAATCAATCCATAAAATATGTTCTTGTTTATCATTCCGATAGATTTACAAGAGAATTCAGGAACGGTATGAGAGATCTATTTTATCTGGAGGAGCTGGGTGTGACTCTTATCTCAGCCTTAGAAGGTGTGGTAAAGGTAGACGGTACTTATGACAGTCTGCCTTCCCTGGTAAGACTCATTGGGGCTCAGGAGGACAAAGCAAAAATAGTAAAAAAGGTCACTGACAATATGTACAATTATGCTAAAACCAACAGGTACTTAGGTGGCAGTGTCCTTCCCTGGCTAAAAGTCATTAAGGGAGATATTAGCGGAGTTCGATGCAAGATTATGGTGAAGAATGAAGATACATGGAGATTCTACAGAAAAGTATTATTAGATGTTATAAGATACAGAAATATTGCCAAAAGTGCCAGTGTAAATAATATAAATGCAGTCACTCTGGCAAGTTGGCTTAGTATGCCGGAATTAATAGGACTTAGGACTTTTGGTAAAAAAGGAAAGCTTAATAAAAACCACAACAAAGGAAGAAGAAAAGAATATTTTACCACTGACTCACCAGTTCTCCCGGCACTCCTAAGCAAAGAAGAATACTCTAAAATACAAGAAATCAGAAGAACAAATAGAGTTAAATCCAGAGAAGATACAGAACAATATATTTTTACAAATATGACTTTTTGCGGTTGCGGAGGAAAATTAGCTGGAAATGCATTTAGAAAAGGAAAAAGACTTCATAAATATTATAGATGTGAAAAATGTAAGATTCGTTATAATGCTAAAGTTCTAGAGAATATACTTTCTGAAGAAATATTAAATCACCCTCATCTCCATATGATAAACGACTATGAATTCAGATTAGCTGATATTATAGATGAAATAACAGAATACAAAATAACTTTAAAGAAAAAACAAAATATCGAAATGGATATTCTATCTTTAATAATAGAAGGATTGGCTTCAAAAGACACGGCTTCAAAAAAATTAAAAGAATTAAAAAAAGAAATAACAGACTTAGAATTAATTATCAGTAAGAAAGAAGAATTATTAACGGAAGAGCAGCAAAAAGAAATAACGGAAGATCATATTGAAATGCTAAGATTTTTTCTTACAAATATCACTGAAGATCTCATTCAGGATTTAAAAGAGATATTGAACCTTCTTATCAGAAAAATTGTAATAGAGGACCTCGAAAATATAACAATTAAATTTTAA
- a CDS encoding glutaredoxin family protein, with translation MIKVYGKAGCSRCEELKGLLEGKKTEFQYIEDTNELRRVAIKAKIMMAPIVEYDGGLYTMEEFLKKSGL, from the coding sequence ATGATAAAGGTATATGGAAAAGCTGGATGCTCTAGATGTGAAGAACTAAAAGGACTTCTAGAGGGAAAGAAAACTGAATTTCAGTATATAGAGGATACGAATGAACTAAGAAGGGTGGCTATAAAAGCCAAGATCATGATGGCTCCGATAGTGGAATATGACGGAGGACTCTATACTATGGAGGAGTTTTTGAAGAAATCAGGACTCTAG
- a CDS encoding nucleoside hydrolase: MKKIILDCDTGLDDAVAIINAVADKEIKLMGITTVAGNVNLEYTTRNTLDILYSIGEEGIGVYKGEKKPLARELHTAEDFHGKSGIGDLVLKRSPADIKSIHAAEYMAKTISDNPGDIIIAAVGPLTNVALLLTKYPEIKKDIKEINVMGGSLCGGNATQFAEFNIYADPEAAEIVFSSEVPLTMVGLDATMKAKFQKKDLDFLREEKNSRSSMTVKIFDSMFRIRDSQGKDFVVFHDSIALIASLKNELFTFENHPIMISTDSKTRGETRVHEKGQKIKVAVGFDSEGFKNYMKDIFGNSEG, encoded by the coding sequence ATGAAAAAAATAATACTAGACTGTGATACAGGTCTAGATGATGCAGTGGCAATAATAAATGCAGTGGCAGATAAGGAAATAAAACTTATGGGAATAACTACTGTGGCTGGGAATGTGAATCTTGAATATACAACGAGAAATACTCTAGATATATTATACAGCATAGGTGAGGAAGGTATAGGGGTCTATAAAGGTGAAAAAAAACCTCTTGCAAGAGAGCTGCATACTGCTGAAGATTTTCACGGAAAAAGTGGTATAGGGGATCTGGTTTTAAAAAGATCACCTGCTGACATTAAAAGTATCCATGCAGCAGAGTATATGGCAAAAACTATATCAGATAATCCAGGAGATATAATAATAGCTGCAGTAGGACCTCTTACAAATGTGGCTCTTCTTCTTACTAAATATCCAGAGATAAAAAAAGATATAAAGGAAATAAATGTAATGGGAGGATCCCTCTGTGGTGGAAACGCCACTCAGTTTGCAGAATTTAATATCTATGCAGACCCTGAGGCAGCAGAGATAGTATTCTCTTCGGAAGTACCCCTTACTATGGTGGGACTAGATGCTACAATGAAGGCCAAGTTTCAAAAAAAAGATTTGGATTTTCTCAGAGAGGAAAAAAACAGCCGGTCTTCTATGACTGTAAAAATATTTGATTCTATGTTTAGGATAAGAGACTCTCAGGGAAAGGATTTTGTGGTTTTTCACGATTCCATAGCACTTATAGCTTCCTTGAAGAATGAACTTTTTACATTTGAAAATCATCCTATAATGATCTCGACTGACAGTAAAACAAGGGGAGAGACAAGAGTCCATGAAAAAGGACAGAAAATAAAGGTAGCAGTGGGATTTGACTCAGAGGGTTTCAAGAATTATATGAAAGATATTTTTGGAAATTCAGAAGGATAA
- a CDS encoding histidine phosphatase family protein: protein MFEIYFVRHGETEWNIKGILQGSKNSHLTEKGKAQAYKLRDKLEGIHFEGIYTSPLQRAYETAEILRGHKDEAFYVVDDLREMSFGEMEGIPKTEFRSLQPEAYNNLWNDPLSYNPEAFKGERFQDVDKRIMDFMKKLVVNHPEGGKFLVVSHGMTLKMIFSHIWKHDLDKFWNDPVPENTSVTTVSYKNNEFNIEKFSDTSHLD, encoded by the coding sequence ATGTTTGAAATATATTTTGTGAGGCACGGGGAGACTGAATGGAACATAAAGGGAATCCTACAGGGAAGCAAAAACTCACATCTTACTGAAAAAGGGAAAGCACAGGCCTATAAACTAAGAGATAAACTTGAGGGAATTCACTTTGAAGGAATATATACAAGTCCCTTACAGAGAGCATATGAAACGGCAGAGATACTGAGAGGTCACAAAGATGAGGCTTTTTATGTAGTTGATGACCTTAGGGAGATGTCTTTTGGAGAAATGGAAGGAATACCAAAGACTGAGTTTAGGTCACTGCAACCAGAAGCCTATAATAATCTTTGGAATGATCCATTGAGTTATAACCCGGAAGCTTTCAAAGGAGAGAGATTTCAGGATGTGGATAAAAGAATAATGGATTTTATGAAAAAACTGGTGGTTAATCATCCTGAAGGCGGTAAATTTCTCGTGGTAAGCCACGGAATGACTCTGAAAATGATATTCAGCCATATATGGAAACATGATCTAGATAAATTCTGGAATGATCCTGTACCTGAAAATACCAGTGTAACTACAGTGAGTTACAAAAATAATGAGTTTAATATAGAAAAATTTTCAGATACGTCACACCTTGATTAA
- a CDS encoding M48 family metallopeptidase, with the protein MKKLALLLVLFSMLACSSAPITGRTQILIVPKYEVLEQSSLQYEEVKKESKILNNQDSIRVKKVGNKIAAAVESFLNSDPAYAGMADDYSWEFNLIESEDVNAWCMPGGKVAVYTGILKYAKDEDSLAVIMGHEIAHAVAEHGRERMSQELIKNYGAVTLSSVFSQNPTAATNLFSQAYGISSELVTLKYSRDHEKEADKLGVIFMAMAGYNPNTAVDFWEKMAADKETEPLEFFSTHPNSATRIQLIKEYIVSPEFSKYIR; encoded by the coding sequence ATGAAAAAATTAGCTTTGCTATTAGTACTCTTCTCTATGCTAGCATGCAGCAGTGCACCTATAACAGGTCGAACTCAGATTTTAATTGTTCCTAAATATGAGGTGTTAGAGCAAAGTAGTCTGCAGTATGAAGAGGTAAAAAAAGAAAGTAAGATTTTGAATAACCAAGATTCTATAAGGGTAAAAAAAGTTGGGAATAAGATAGCAGCAGCGGTGGAGTCATTTTTGAATAGTGACCCTGCATATGCAGGAATGGCAGATGATTATAGCTGGGAATTCAATCTCATAGAATCTGAAGATGTAAATGCATGGTGTATGCCAGGTGGGAAAGTAGCAGTGTATACTGGGATACTGAAATACGCCAAGGATGAAGACAGTCTTGCTGTAATAATGGGACATGAGATAGCTCATGCTGTGGCAGAACACGGGCGTGAAAGAATGAGTCAGGAGCTCATAAAAAATTATGGTGCAGTCACTCTATCATCAGTGTTTAGTCAGAATCCAACTGCAGCTACAAATTTGTTTTCTCAGGCCTATGGTATCAGCAGTGAACTCGTAACTCTGAAATACAGCAGAGATCATGAAAAAGAAGCAGATAAATTAGGTGTAATATTTATGGCTATGGCAGGGTATAATCCAAATACCGCTGTGGATTTTTGGGAGAAAATGGCTGCAGACAAAGAGACAGAGCCCCTTGAATTTTTCAGCACTCACCCAAACAGCGCAACAAGGATACAGCTGATTAAAGAATATATAGTTAGTCCGGAATTTTCAAAATACATAAGATAG
- a CDS encoding D-2-hydroxyacid dehydrogenase codes for MKIVLLDSITLGDADLSIIGNEGEFVTYEITDPHQVADRIKDAEVVIANKVYFGKEEMDSADKLKLIAVTATGYNNVDIEEANKRGIKVANVKDYSTESVAQYTISCMMSLMMNLNRYDKSVKAGEWGTSDIFTLLKYPVMEMNGKTLGIVGYGAIGRRVGEMATALGMKVVVAKRPGAVYKDSDRLDFHEVLKTADVLCLHCPLSEETRNLISHKELDMMKRKSFIINPARGGIIDEKALAHALENEKIAGAALDVLETEPPKEGSPLFSLDNVLITPHIAWSTIESRTRLLEGVKKNIKDFKLGILKGIGE; via the coding sequence ATGAAAATAGTTCTTTTGGATTCAATAACATTGGGAGATGCTGATCTTTCTATAATCGGTAATGAAGGTGAATTCGTCACATATGAAATTACTGATCCTCATCAGGTGGCAGATAGAATAAAAGACGCAGAAGTAGTAATAGCAAACAAGGTATATTTTGGAAAAGAAGAGATGGACTCAGCAGACAAGCTAAAGTTAATAGCAGTAACTGCAACAGGTTACAATAATGTAGATATAGAAGAGGCAAATAAAAGAGGAATAAAAGTAGCCAATGTAAAGGATTATTCCACAGAGTCAGTGGCCCAGTATACAATATCCTGCATGATGAGCCTTATGATGAATCTAAACAGATATGATAAGTCTGTAAAAGCCGGGGAGTGGGGGACTTCTGATATTTTCACCTTGCTAAAATACCCTGTGATGGAGATGAATGGGAAAACCCTAGGAATAGTAGGTTATGGTGCTATAGGAAGACGTGTAGGTGAGATGGCAACGGCTTTAGGGATGAAAGTCGTCGTTGCAAAGAGACCTGGAGCAGTATATAAAGACTCAGACAGATTAGATTTTCATGAGGTGCTAAAAACTGCCGATGTTTTATGCTTACACTGCCCACTTTCAGAAGAAACCAGAAACTTGATTTCTCATAAAGAACTTGATATGATGAAAAGGAAATCCTTTATAATAAATCCTGCCAGAGGGGGCATAATAGATGAAAAAGCCCTAGCTCATGCCCTGGAAAATGAAAAAATAGCAGGAGCTGCACTAGACGTACTAGAAACAGAGCCTCCAAAAGAAGGAAGTCCGTTATTTTCTTTGGATAACGTCTTGATAACTCCGCATATAGCATGGTCAACTATAGAAAGTAGGACCAGGCTTCTAGAGGGGGTAAAAAAGAATATAAAGGATTTTAAGCTAGGAATACTAAAAGGTATAGGGGAATAG